A genomic stretch from Terriglobus sp. RCC_193 includes:
- a CDS encoding zinc-dependent dehydrogenase, which yields MEAIPTTQKAAVYRAVNDVRIEEVPVPQIGPGEVLMKIHTCGICGTDLKKIHTGSHSAPRVFGHEMSGTIVAVGEGVTNFKLGDRVMSFHHIPCGTCYYCRKQTFAQCETYKKVGATGGFGEPSGGGFAEYIRVMDWIVEKGLVHIPNDIPFEQAAWIEPVNTCYKAIELLNLQPDETVLVIGQGPIGILLAALAKRKTPHVLTSDLYAERHAVAKTYGLDHPLDANSDVIAECKRVTEGRGADVALLAVGANSLITQAMNAIRPGGRVCLFAQTQHGEAPFDPAAVCMDEKTLMGSYSSSVAIQDEAIDLVFSGYRDGTFDLTKLISHRFSLEDAVKGIDLASHPVADSMKIVIQP from the coding sequence ATGGAAGCCATCCCTACCACGCAAAAAGCCGCTGTCTACCGCGCCGTAAACGACGTCCGTATCGAAGAAGTCCCCGTCCCGCAGATAGGTCCGGGCGAAGTGCTGATGAAGATCCACACCTGCGGCATCTGCGGCACGGACCTCAAGAAGATCCACACCGGTTCGCACTCCGCGCCGCGCGTCTTCGGCCACGAGATGAGCGGCACCATCGTCGCTGTCGGTGAAGGCGTCACCAACTTCAAACTCGGCGACCGCGTCATGAGCTTCCATCACATCCCCTGCGGCACCTGCTATTACTGCCGCAAACAGACCTTTGCGCAGTGCGAGACCTACAAGAAAGTCGGCGCAACCGGAGGCTTCGGCGAACCCTCCGGCGGCGGCTTCGCGGAATACATCCGTGTCATGGACTGGATCGTTGAAAAAGGGTTAGTTCACATACCTAACGATATTCCGTTCGAACAAGCCGCATGGATCGAGCCGGTCAACACCTGCTACAAGGCCATCGAACTTCTCAATCTCCAGCCCGACGAAACCGTCCTCGTCATAGGCCAGGGCCCCATCGGTATCCTGCTCGCTGCATTGGCAAAACGTAAGACACCGCACGTCCTCACCAGCGACCTCTACGCCGAACGCCACGCCGTCGCAAAGACCTACGGCCTCGATCATCCGCTCGACGCGAATAGCGACGTCATCGCTGAATGTAAACGAGTCACCGAAGGCCGTGGAGCCGATGTCGCTCTGCTCGCAGTTGGCGCAAACAGCCTCATCACGCAGGCCATGAACGCCATCCGCCCCGGCGGCCGCGTCTGTCTCTTCGCGCAGACCCAACACGGCGAAGCCCCCTTCGATCCCGCCGCCGTCTGCATGGACGAGAAGACACTCATGGGCTCTTACTCATCGTCCGTCGCCATCCAGGACGAAGCCATCGACCTCGTCTTCAGCGGCTACCGCGACGGCACCTTTGATCTCACGAAACTCATCTCCCATCGCTTCAGCCTCGAAGATGCAGTGAAGGGAATCGACCTCGCTTCGCACCCGGTAGCCGATAGCATGAAGATCGTCATCCAGCCGTAG
- a CDS encoding 4-hydroxy-3-methylbut-2-enyl diphosphate reductase: MSTLTLDPPVSTENESAQQKRVLLLKPRGFCAGVVRAVDIVKIALDTFGAPIYVRKEIVHNSYVVDDLRQKGAIFVNELDEVPEGKRVIYSAHGVSPAVRESAKERGLKVIDATCPLVTKVHVEAIKFAKQGYSLVLVGHRDHEEVEGTQGEAPDVTQVVSTVEEVDALVVPDPNKVAYLTQTTLSLDEAKYMIEALKKKFPNIIGPHAQDICYATENRQTAVKNVAHGADLVLVVGSKNSSNSNRLVEVSENLGTKSYLIDKAQDIQPQWLEGVEKVAITAGASAPEVLVQEVVAYLQSIGYGSVDEVEVMPENVRFGLPPEIVRAITPAPSPAA; encoded by the coding sequence GTGAGCACTCTGACCCTCGACCCGCCTGTATCCACCGAAAACGAAAGCGCTCAGCAGAAGCGCGTCCTCCTGCTGAAGCCCCGTGGCTTCTGTGCCGGTGTGGTGCGCGCAGTGGACATCGTGAAGATTGCGCTCGATACCTTTGGCGCGCCCATCTATGTGCGCAAGGAAATCGTTCACAACAGCTACGTCGTGGATGATCTGCGTCAGAAGGGTGCCATCTTCGTTAATGAGTTGGACGAAGTGCCTGAGGGCAAGCGTGTCATCTACTCCGCACACGGCGTATCGCCAGCGGTGCGTGAGAGCGCCAAGGAGCGTGGCCTGAAGGTCATTGATGCCACCTGCCCGCTCGTGACAAAGGTTCACGTCGAAGCCATCAAGTTTGCCAAGCAGGGTTATTCTCTCGTCCTCGTTGGCCACCGCGATCACGAAGAGGTGGAAGGCACGCAGGGCGAAGCGCCGGATGTAACCCAGGTCGTCTCTACTGTCGAAGAAGTGGACGCTCTCGTGGTTCCCGACCCGAACAAGGTTGCGTACCTCACGCAGACAACGCTTTCGCTTGACGAAGCGAAGTACATGATTGAGGCGCTGAAAAAGAAGTTCCCGAATATCATTGGGCCGCACGCGCAGGACATCTGCTACGCCACGGAAAATCGCCAGACGGCGGTGAAGAATGTGGCCCACGGTGCTGACCTGGTGCTGGTCGTCGGTTCAAAGAACAGCTCCAACTCCAACCGCCTGGTGGAAGTCTCTGAAAACCTCGGTACCAAGAGCTACCTGATCGACAAGGCCCAGGACATTCAGCCCCAGTGGCTGGAAGGCGTTGAGAAGGTCGCTATTACTGCAGGTGCATCCGCGCCTGAAGTTCTCGTACAGGAAGTGGTCGCTTATCTGCAGAGCATTGGTTATGGCTCGGTCGATGAGGTTGAGGTCATGCCGGAGAACGTTCGTTTCGGCCTGCCGCCGGAAATTGTTCGCGCCATTACTCCGGCGCCATCACCGGCTGCGTAA
- a CDS encoding nucleoside phosphorylase — MMNDAIVIIAAMPGELKPLVRSWAALESVNGVDGWQHPAGPIMAFAGGMGAAAATRAFARATQVCQPLMMLSVGWAGALREEVAPGTVLRASMVRDLNTGEMYAADGSGGLLLTSSRVASREEKHRLATTYDGSVAVDMEAATLARLALANGLGFRAIKAISDSLEEELPDMNPFITAQGKFATARFVAHVATKPRYWSALSQFGKQASLAATNLCNTIADEIGIERPR; from the coding sequence ATGATGAACGACGCCATCGTTATCATCGCTGCCATGCCCGGCGAACTGAAGCCGCTCGTCCGTAGCTGGGCCGCGCTGGAATCCGTCAACGGCGTCGATGGCTGGCAACACCCCGCTGGCCCTATCATGGCCTTCGCCGGTGGCATGGGCGCCGCCGCCGCCACACGTGCCTTCGCCCGTGCCACGCAGGTTTGCCAGCCGCTCATGATGCTTTCTGTAGGATGGGCAGGCGCTCTCCGCGAAGAAGTCGCACCCGGTACGGTTCTCCGCGCCAGCATGGTGCGCGACTTGAACACCGGCGAAATGTACGCAGCCGACGGCAGCGGCGGCCTGTTGCTCACGTCATCGCGCGTCGCCAGCCGCGAAGAAAAACATCGCCTTGCCACCACGTACGACGGCTCCGTCGCAGTCGACATGGAAGCCGCCACACTCGCGCGCCTCGCACTCGCCAACGGCCTTGGCTTCCGCGCCATCAAGGCCATCAGCGATAGCCTCGAAGAAGAGTTGCCAGACATGAATCCATTCATCACCGCGCAAGGCAAATTCGCCACCGCACGCTTCGTCGCACATGTCGCCACGAAACCCCGCTACTGGAGCGCGCTTTCGCAATTCGGCAAACAAGCCAGCCTCGCCGCAACCAATCTCTGCAACACCATCGCCGACGAAATCGGCATCGAACGCCCGCGTTAG
- a CDS encoding MotA/TolQ/ExbB proton channel family protein yields MSLLLTLLLQDGTPVNAATAPPDAANSSALMEMLHNSGPVALTVLALLLVLSIVSWTIMLTKWGSFRRARAKSQQFLRAFRKSSRLSEIATVAETYKPSPLVNVFSEIVEEYQRQTGGRGFPRNPVAVERAAQIATSEAMTDLESQLTWLATIAAVAPFIGLLGTVMGIVDAFHGLGTQGAATLRAVAPGISEALITTAAGLVVAIPAVVGYNQLTASVKDFAARMDDFGRELLNALENAAAATPQTGQDDPRRRISQTN; encoded by the coding sequence ATGAGTCTTCTTCTGACACTTCTCCTGCAGGACGGCACACCGGTCAACGCGGCAACTGCACCACCCGATGCCGCCAATTCTTCCGCATTGATGGAAATGCTGCACAACAGCGGCCCGGTGGCGCTGACGGTGCTGGCGCTGCTGCTGGTGCTGTCGATTGTTTCGTGGACCATCATGCTGACCAAATGGGGTTCGTTCCGGCGGGCGCGCGCCAAAAGCCAGCAGTTTCTGCGTGCCTTTCGCAAATCGTCACGTTTGAGCGAGATCGCGACCGTTGCGGAGACGTACAAGCCTTCTCCGCTGGTGAATGTGTTTTCAGAGATTGTGGAGGAGTATCAGCGGCAGACCGGTGGCCGCGGATTCCCTCGCAATCCTGTTGCCGTGGAACGCGCCGCGCAGATTGCGACCAGCGAGGCGATGACCGATCTGGAATCGCAGTTGACGTGGCTGGCAACGATTGCGGCTGTGGCTCCGTTTATCGGATTGCTGGGCACCGTGATGGGCATTGTGGATGCATTTCATGGACTGGGAACGCAGGGTGCTGCGACATTGCGCGCCGTTGCGCCGGGTATCAGCGAAGCCCTGATCACGACGGCTGCGGGTCTGGTTGTGGCGATTCCGGCGGTGGTTGGCTACAACCAGCTGACGGCCAGTGTGAAAGATTTTGCGGCGCGGATGGATGACTTTGGCCGCGAGCTTTTGAATGCGCTGGAGAATGCCGCTGCTGCCACGCCGCAGACGGGGCAGGACGATCCTCGCCGCCGCATCTCACAGACCAACTAA
- a CDS encoding DUF6334 family protein, producing the protein MNDAQQAAGIALHDEMQPFHEAQGRQLTAVLSNDTGEGEEIFLAFGADALIFRCNEDSDTIAVTFGPIPDLEDADDLTTDPAWSRFLGKEFFWGWLMLNQQGYTDGALLSFDGVVPEVGLNVVAAAFEVLEIRQRA; encoded by the coding sequence ATGAACGACGCGCAGCAGGCTGCAGGGATTGCTCTGCATGACGAGATGCAGCCCTTTCACGAAGCGCAGGGCAGGCAACTAACCGCAGTCCTCAGCAACGACACCGGCGAAGGCGAGGAGATATTCCTCGCCTTCGGTGCCGATGCCCTTATCTTTCGTTGCAACGAGGACTCTGACACCATCGCTGTCACCTTCGGCCCCATCCCCGACCTCGAAGATGCCGATGACCTCACCACCGATCCCGCATGGAGCCGCTTCCTCGGTAAGGAATTTTTCTGGGGATGGCTCATGCTCAATCAGCAGGGCTATACCGACGGCGCACTCCTCAGCTTCGACGGTGTTGTGCCGGAAGTCGGCTTGAACGTTGTCGCAGCTGCCTTCGAAGTGTTGGAGATCCGTCAGCGCGCATGA
- the shc gene encoding squalene--hopene cyclase produces the protein MQDQNYRPGTSAATEAGAAQPRFGRIDLGLDHVRTAVRKAADWLLSQQQPDGHWCGELEADVMLEADYIFMHTLLGTGDPGKMQRAVNEILRHQNEDGGWSVYPGGPSNINYGVKAYHALKMMGWSADHPVMVKARESVLSLGGVVECNTFTKIYLCAFGQYDYDAVPAIPPEIVLFPNWFYFNIYEISAWSRGILVPLSIIYAKKPLKLLQPEQGIDELFVGGRKNADLHLRWDRKKPISWRNFFLFWDRIAHLAERVHIRPLRKRALKKAEEWMLERFEGSDGLGAIYPAMLNAIVAMRHLGYSLDDPQMIRAMDEFEKLGIDKPNGEPDYPTPTFRMQPCLSPVWDTAQVVSALGSADVSPTDPRMILAADWLFSKESRHKGDWSQKVKNVEPGGWAFFYNNIHYPDVDDTGEVLLALKAVDHPHERQQHEICQRAINWVFGMQCKNGGWASFDRDNTKMIFQYVPFADHNAMLDPPTVDITGRILETLAAYGYTRRDKRVEAAVQFILKEQESDGSWFGRWGVNYLYGTFLVLRGLEAIGFDQNEPQVQQSVEWVRSVQNTDGGWGEWCATYDDPGTRGVGPSTPSQTAWALLALLAGGDTRSDSVAKGVRWLVNQQKEDGTWSELIPGRNGESYYTGTGFPRVFYLGYHLYKQYFPLLALTTYDKAMRASAE, from the coding sequence ATGCAGGATCAGAATTACAGACCGGGAACGTCGGCGGCCACCGAAGCCGGCGCGGCACAGCCACGTTTTGGGCGCATTGATCTTGGCCTGGACCATGTGCGCACTGCTGTCCGCAAGGCTGCGGACTGGCTACTTTCGCAGCAGCAGCCGGATGGCCACTGGTGTGGCGAACTCGAAGCTGATGTCATGCTGGAGGCCGATTACATCTTCATGCATACGCTGCTTGGAACCGGTGATCCCGGCAAAATGCAGCGTGCCGTGAATGAAATCCTTCGCCATCAGAATGAAGATGGCGGATGGAGCGTCTATCCCGGCGGCCCGTCGAACATAAATTACGGCGTCAAGGCATACCACGCGCTGAAGATGATGGGCTGGTCTGCAGATCATCCTGTCATGGTGAAGGCCCGCGAATCGGTGCTGTCGCTGGGCGGCGTGGTGGAATGCAACACCTTCACCAAGATTTATCTCTGCGCCTTCGGCCAATACGACTACGACGCTGTTCCGGCTATTCCGCCGGAGATCGTTCTCTTCCCAAACTGGTTTTACTTCAACATCTACGAGATTTCGGCCTGGTCGCGTGGCATTCTGGTGCCGCTGTCGATCATCTATGCGAAAAAGCCGCTGAAGCTTTTGCAGCCGGAGCAGGGCATCGACGAACTCTTCGTAGGTGGCCGCAAGAACGCTGATCTTCACCTGCGTTGGGATCGCAAGAAGCCTATCTCGTGGCGCAACTTCTTCCTCTTCTGGGATCGCATCGCTCACCTGGCTGAGCGTGTTCACATCCGTCCTTTGCGCAAGCGCGCGCTGAAGAAGGCGGAAGAGTGGATGCTGGAACGCTTCGAAGGTTCCGACGGTCTTGGCGCCATCTATCCCGCCATGCTCAACGCAATCGTTGCCATGCGTCATCTCGGCTATTCGCTGGATGACCCGCAGATGATTCGCGCCATGGACGAGTTTGAAAAGCTCGGCATCGACAAGCCCAATGGCGAACCGGATTACCCCACGCCCACCTTCCGTATGCAGCCCTGCCTCTCACCCGTATGGGATACGGCGCAGGTAGTATCAGCACTGGGCTCGGCGGATGTTTCCCCCACGGACCCACGCATGATTCTTGCGGCGGACTGGCTCTTCAGTAAGGAGAGCCGCCACAAGGGCGACTGGTCGCAAAAGGTAAAGAATGTTGAACCCGGTGGCTGGGCCTTCTTCTACAACAACATTCATTACCCTGATGTGGACGACACGGGCGAAGTTCTCCTCGCGCTGAAGGCAGTCGATCATCCGCACGAACGTCAGCAGCATGAGATCTGCCAGCGTGCCATCAACTGGGTCTTCGGTATGCAGTGCAAGAACGGTGGATGGGCATCCTTTGACCGTGACAACACGAAGATGATCTTCCAGTACGTCCCCTTCGCGGATCACAACGCGATGCTGGATCCACCGACGGTGGACATCACCGGTCGCATTCTGGAGACGCTGGCTGCCTACGGTTACACCCGCCGCGACAAGCGTGTGGAAGCTGCGGTGCAGTTCATCCTGAAGGAACAGGAGTCAGACGGCTCGTGGTTCGGTCGCTGGGGTGTCAACTACCTCTATGGCACCTTCCTCGTATTGCGTGGACTGGAAGCCATCGGCTTCGATCAGAATGAGCCACAGGTGCAGCAGTCTGTCGAATGGGTTCGCTCCGTGCAGAACACGGACGGCGGATGGGGCGAGTGGTGCGCTACGTACGATGATCCGGGAACACGCGGCGTCGGTCCGTCAACCCCCTCGCAGACAGCATGGGCGTTGCTCGCGCTTCTCGCAGGTGGTGACACCCGTTCTGACTCGGTGGCCAAGGGTGTTCGCTGGCTCGTCAATCAGCAGAAGGAAGACGGCACGTGGAGCGAACTTATCCCGGGCCGCAACGGCGAAAGCTACTACACCGGTACAGGATTCCCCCGCGTGTTCTATCTGGGGTACCACCTGTACAAACAGTACTTCCCGCTGCTGGCGCTCACGACCTACGATAAGGCGATGCGCGCTTCCGCAGAATAA
- the hpnA gene encoding hopanoid-associated sugar epimerase, translating into MNVFLTGATGFVGSHVARAYASQGANLRLLTRNSSNLASLEGIAADTVTGDLRNAAALRSALKGCDALVHVAADYRLWVPDPADMYKANVEGTRELLKLARELNIPRVVYTSSVATMGFTKTNTIVNEDTPVTEADMIGHYKRSKWLAEQEAIAAARLGQHVMILNPTTPIGPLDRKPTPTGRIIVDFLNKNFPAYVDTGLNLVDVEEIARMHVETLDRGTPGERYILGGENLTLKQILDRMAAISGLPSPTTKVPHGVAMIYAFFEEAITGRLLKKEPRATVEAVRMGKKMMWASSAKAEQDLGFQVKPIDHALKAAMEWFVANNYAPQYSKA; encoded by the coding sequence ATGAACGTCTTCCTCACCGGAGCCACTGGCTTCGTCGGTAGCCACGTAGCTCGCGCCTATGCCTCACAGGGTGCAAACCTCCGTCTGCTCACACGCAACAGCAGCAACCTCGCTTCGCTCGAAGGCATTGCCGCTGACACGGTCACCGGCGACCTCCGCAACGCAGCAGCACTTCGCAGCGCGCTCAAAGGCTGCGATGCTCTCGTCCATGTTGCTGCAGACTATCGCCTCTGGGTGCCGGACCCAGCCGACATGTACAAGGCCAACGTCGAAGGCACGCGCGAACTCCTCAAGCTCGCGCGCGAACTCAACATCCCACGTGTGGTCTATACCAGCAGCGTCGCCACGATGGGCTTCACGAAAACGAACACCATCGTCAACGAAGACACACCCGTCACCGAAGCCGACATGATCGGCCACTATAAGCGCAGCAAGTGGCTCGCCGAGCAGGAAGCCATCGCCGCCGCTCGCCTCGGCCAACACGTGATGATCCTCAATCCCACCACGCCCATCGGCCCGCTCGATCGCAAACCCACTCCCACCGGTCGCATCATCGTGGACTTCCTCAACAAGAACTTCCCGGCCTACGTCGACACCGGACTCAACCTCGTCGACGTCGAAGAGATCGCGCGGATGCATGTCGAAACACTCGACCGCGGCACACCCGGCGAACGTTACATCCTCGGCGGCGAAAACCTCACGCTGAAGCAGATTCTCGATCGCATGGCCGCCATCAGCGGCCTGCCATCGCCCACCACAAAGGTGCCGCACGGCGTCGCGATGATCTACGCGTTCTTCGAAGAAGCCATCACCGGTCGTCTGCTCAAGAAAGAACCACGTGCCACCGTAGAAGCCGTCCGCATGGGCAAGAAAATGATGTGGGCCTCATCAGCAAAGGCAGAGCAAGACCTCGGCTTCCAGGTCAAACCCATTGACCACGCACTGAAAGCCGCCATGGAGTGGTTCGTAGCGAACAACTACGCTCCTCAGTACAGCAAAGCATGA
- the recN gene encoding DNA repair protein RecN encodes MLLELRAENYAVIDHAVATFGSGLNLLTGETGAGKSILVDALALLMGGRAASDVVRHGADKAVVSCVFEATAGAEAILEANGIDVESTEILLRREVNASGKGRVFLNNQPATVAVLRQLAPELALVHSQAETMGAFDQSQQRGLLDRFAGVNTNPGLGKELVIDLRERLKSHKGLDVAQAGENIRTAYSLWRGAREELDRLSADEQERLRMVDLWSFQRSEIADANIASAEEDDQLEAEKRVLSNAEKLYTAAMNAQEVLYENEASAESTLAAAQKHLEELARYDPSFTEAATQIANARATIADISETARHYAENINASPERLAEIEDRLAALDRLKRKYGKTLGEVVAYGEDVSAKLNEVENREALIAEAKKTLAECEHIYTCVAQDLTETRTAAARKLEKLAEQQINDLAMQVRFRVEVAPQKEQSFWTAVGWDHVECLIATNTGEPLKPLEEIASGGEMSRVMLALKVSVEEGGADRTKRRIPLPRTLVFDEIDIGIGGRAAEAVGAKLKALSKHQQVLCVTHLPQIAAFADQHFLVEKSEKEGRTRTQIRQMKDEERTGEIARMISGATVTETSLKHAEQMLKASR; translated from the coding sequence ATGCTCCTTGAGCTGCGAGCGGAAAATTATGCTGTCATCGACCACGCCGTCGCCACCTTTGGCAGCGGCCTGAACCTGCTCACCGGCGAAACCGGCGCGGGTAAATCCATCCTCGTCGATGCGCTCGCCCTGCTCATGGGCGGTCGCGCTGCCAGCGATGTGGTGCGCCACGGTGCGGACAAGGCCGTCGTCTCCTGCGTCTTCGAAGCCACGGCTGGAGCCGAGGCCATCCTCGAAGCCAACGGCATCGACGTCGAAAGTACGGAAATTCTTCTTCGCCGTGAAGTGAACGCATCTGGCAAAGGGCGCGTCTTCCTCAACAATCAGCCCGCCACCGTCGCCGTTCTCCGCCAGCTCGCCCCGGAACTCGCACTGGTGCACTCGCAGGCGGAAACCATGGGAGCATTCGATCAGTCGCAACAGCGCGGTCTGCTCGATCGTTTTGCCGGTGTGAATACAAACCCAGGACTGGGCAAAGAGCTTGTCATCGATCTGCGCGAACGCCTCAAATCGCACAAGGGGCTCGATGTTGCGCAGGCAGGTGAGAATATCCGCACTGCCTACTCGCTCTGGCGCGGCGCACGTGAAGAACTCGACCGCCTTTCAGCCGATGAGCAGGAGCGTCTGCGCATGGTCGATCTGTGGAGCTTTCAGCGCAGCGAAATCGCCGACGCCAACATCGCATCCGCCGAAGAAGACGATCAACTCGAAGCCGAGAAGCGTGTCCTGTCCAATGCGGAAAAGCTCTACACCGCGGCCATGAACGCGCAGGAAGTTCTCTACGAAAACGAAGCCAGCGCGGAATCCACACTTGCCGCTGCGCAAAAACATCTGGAAGAACTTGCGCGTTACGATCCTTCGTTTACCGAAGCCGCAACCCAGATCGCCAATGCACGCGCCACCATTGCCGATATCAGCGAAACAGCCCGTCATTACGCGGAAAACATCAACGCCTCGCCGGAGCGCCTCGCTGAGATTGAAGATCGCCTCGCCGCGCTGGACCGCCTGAAACGCAAGTACGGCAAGACGCTTGGCGAAGTCGTCGCATACGGCGAAGACGTCTCGGCAAAGCTGAACGAAGTAGAGAATCGCGAAGCTCTCATCGCGGAAGCGAAGAAGACACTCGCGGAATGCGAACACATTTACACCTGCGTCGCGCAGGACCTTACTGAGACACGCACCGCCGCCGCACGCAAGCTGGAAAAACTCGCCGAGCAACAGATCAACGACCTCGCCATGCAGGTTCGCTTCCGGGTCGAAGTCGCGCCGCAGAAGGAGCAGAGCTTCTGGACGGCGGTCGGCTGGGATCATGTGGAATGCCTCATCGCCACTAACACGGGCGAACCCCTGAAGCCGCTCGAAGAAATCGCCTCTGGTGGCGAAATGAGCCGTGTCATGCTCGCACTGAAGGTCTCCGTGGAAGAGGGCGGGGCAGACCGCACCAAACGCCGCATCCCTTTGCCGCGCACGCTCGTCTTCGACGAAATCGACATTGGTATCGGCGGCCGCGCTGCGGAAGCGGTCGGCGCAAAACTGAAGGCGCTTTCAAAGCACCAGCAGGTCCTCTGCGTTACTCACCTGCCGCAGATCGCCGCCTTTGCCGACCAACACTTCCTCGTCGAGAAGTCGGAAAAAGAAGGCCGCACCCGCACCCAGATCCGCCAGATGAAGGACGAGGAACGCACCGGCGAAATCGCACGCATGATCTCCGGAGCCACGGTCACGGAAACCAGCCTGAAGCACGCGGAACAAATGCTGAAAGCCAGCCGCTAA
- the hpnH gene encoding adenosyl-hopene transferase HpnH, with protein sequence MAIPVSQAWTVATYVIKQKLAGRKRYPLVLMLEPLFRCNLACAGCGKIQYPAHILKAELTPEECFKAVEECGVPMVSIPGGEPLLHPKMPEIVQGLIDRKKYVYMCTNALLLKEKLHLFKPSKYLSFSVHVDGEKEHHDFGVCREGGHDIAMEGVRAAVAAGFRVTTNTTLFDGADPNSVRRHFDQLMDAGVDSMMISPGYTYDKAPDQKHFLGRARSRKLFNALLSNRKKRWQFNANPIFLEFLMGKRELTCTPWGMPTFSIFGWQKPCYLLQDGYADTFQELLDEVDWANYGTESGNPRCANCMVHSGYEASGVNYTFGSLKGLIATAKAMFGGTYEDEKALKDLNEWAPTNHGQLVQIGSGILSAESERVNHSESLVAGD encoded by the coding sequence ATGGCAATTCCTGTATCCCAGGCATGGACGGTAGCGACCTACGTCATCAAGCAGAAGCTCGCCGGCCGCAAGCGCTATCCCCTCGTGCTCATGTTGGAGCCACTCTTCCGCTGCAACCTGGCCTGCGCCGGCTGCGGCAAAATCCAGTACCCCGCACACATCCTGAAAGCAGAACTCACCCCTGAGGAATGCTTCAAGGCTGTGGAAGAATGCGGCGTCCCGATGGTGTCCATCCCCGGTGGCGAACCGTTGTTGCACCCGAAGATGCCGGAGATCGTCCAGGGCCTCATCGACCGCAAGAAGTACGTGTACATGTGCACCAACGCGCTCCTGCTCAAGGAGAAGCTGCACCTCTTCAAGCCGTCGAAGTATCTGTCGTTCTCCGTGCACGTCGACGGGGAAAAAGAGCACCACGACTTCGGCGTCTGCCGTGAAGGCGGACACGACATCGCGATGGAAGGCGTCCGTGCGGCAGTGGCTGCGGGCTTCCGTGTCACCACCAACACCACACTCTTCGATGGTGCCGATCCGAACTCCGTGCGCCGCCACTTCGACCAGTTGATGGACGCAGGTGTGGACTCCATGATGATCTCGCCCGGCTACACCTACGACAAGGCGCCGGACCAGAAGCACTTCCTCGGCCGCGCCCGTTCGCGAAAGCTGTTTAACGCGTTGCTGTCGAACCGCAAGAAGCGCTGGCAGTTCAACGCCAACCCCATCTTCCTGGAATTCCTGATGGGCAAGCGCGAACTCACCTGCACCCCGTGGGGCATGCCCACGTTCAGCATCTTCGGCTGGCAGAAGCCCTGCTACCTCCTGCAGGACGGCTACGCTGACACCTTCCAGGAACTGCTGGATGAAGTGGATTGGGCCAACTACGGCACCGAAAGCGGCAACCCGCGCTGCGCCAACTGCATGGTGCACTCCGGCTACGAAGCCTCGGGCGTCAACTACACTTTCGGCTCGCTGAAGGGCCTCATCGCCACGGCGAAGGCCATGTTCGGCGGCACCTACGAAGATGAAAAGGCGTTGAAGGATCTGAACGAGTGGGCGCCCACGAACCACGGGCAGCTCGTGCAGATCGGCTCCGGCATCCTCTCCGCAGAGAGCGAGCGCGTCAACCATTCCGAATCGCTGGTGGCAGGGGACTAA